One Manihot esculenta cultivar AM560-2 chromosome 6, M.esculenta_v8, whole genome shotgun sequence DNA segment encodes these proteins:
- the LOC110617477 gene encoding uncharacterized protein LOC110617477 isoform X3 → MGLLKLSWLVFLCWVFSLLCFRALCGDSEVSVKFLKAPHAFSHLNTATFAFKVLVGGNENSCTNCSISCKLDDDTASDCGTMKVLYDGLQDGNHTFEVCIDGSQGVGCTTYNWTVDTIPPTAYITASTSFTNALNVSVNISFSEPCSGGGTFGCSSVNTCNLLVYGPGQVIPSSLTILQPNLKYSLLVGLSPADLYGRVILVMDKNFCTDNAGNTFTRVANSSFSVHFDRRSVFVDLRIHVPEKRLQLGHQTRTVLATNDYDKLKVYLYFSEPVRNSSTEILGSLNVSEGSLLPVSGENLGNRRFGFQVVNTSSIAVITVDIRSNFIISRSWTPVSSIAPVTFLYDSQRPAVRLSTFSNSRTKDDSIPVSIKFMKPVFGFNSSFLSISGGHLQSFHEISRTKYVAQIQADNDIVSVIVPQNATADVAGNKNLASNVLQVRHSSLQSVGAFSSSSSLLASDPTRNLFRIACYIQVFALSRWLAVTLPIEYYEFARGLQWSIPYFSLPWESGGIHPIMWGTNSSAAQRSYISDIHDSEISQSVQLDAENVNIAAPVYGLPLTPMEYRSFFESQDINPEAEYIFDPQYSNGWRIFYRSMFWLAVVGGSLILLHALLFFILKFRKKNYEKHRGYGALTFPRFEIFLMILALPCICEASASIIRGGTASGRIVGVLLLGVVGFSVLCLFLFLSIGITLGKLLQYKEVHQEGQNFHWYQEIIRVSLGPGKRGQWTWKNQTNSVYLIKFGALFEDLRGPPKYMLSQISMGNSSKQRDQIIASDDETEDAEAPFIQKLFGVLRIYYTLLETVKRVSLGISVGAYLDNWSSKTPAVILLCITSFQLFFLVLKKPFIKKKVQLVEIISVSCQVVLFATCFALLEKDLTDRDETKVGIFMIVVFSKGFLAQIINEWYALYIQTKQLDPAKKSFSIGLKTASIGFLLFFIPEKMSRNLESRLPGNPQEAGETGGETGSFSERIKRATDKTWPKQLRDLARASFTAERSGTPKDPSTSHTKWSGFWTNKSSGGSSSNSPADFKLKPNRLYKDLEAIFASK, encoded by the exons ATGGGTTTGTTAAAACTTTCATGGTTGGTTTTCCTTTGTTGGGTTTTTTCCCTTTTGTGTTTTAGAGCTCTTTGTGGTGATTCAGAGGTATCGGTGAAGTTCTTGAAGGCTCCCCATGCATTCTCACATTTGAACACAGCCACATTTGCGTTTAAAGTTTTGGTGGGTGGGAATGAGAATTCTTGCACAAACTGTAGCATAAGTTGCAAG CTGGATGATGACACAGCTTCTGATTGCGGGACCATGAAGGTTTTATACGATGGGTTGCAGGATGGAAATCATACATTTGAGGTCTGCATCGATGGGTCTCAAGGAGTTGGCTGCACTACATATAACTGGACTGTTG ATACTATTCCGCCAACAGCTTATATAACTGCATCAACTTCGTTTACAAATGCTCTAAATGTTTCTGTAAATATTTctttctctgaaccctgctCCGGTGGAGGGACTTTTGGATGTTCATCTGTAAATACATGCAAT CTGCTGGTCTATGGTCCTGGCCAAGTAATACCTTCTTCACTGACTATTCTGCAACCAAACCTCAAATATTCTCTTCTGGTGGGTTTGTCACCTGCTGATCTTTATGGACGGGTGATACTGGTAATGGATAAGAATTTTTGTACAGATAACGCGGGAAACACATTTACAAGGGTAGCAAATTCTAGTTTCTCTGTTCATTTTG ATAGAAGAAGTGTCTTTGTTGACCTGAGAATTCATGTTCCTGAAAAGCGACTTCAGCTTGGCCATCAAACTAGAACAGTGCTGGCAACAAATGATTATGACAAGTTGAAGGTATATTTGTATTTTTCTGAACCTGTTCGCAATTCATCTACTGAAATTCTAGGTTCTCTGAACGTGAGTGAGGGTTCACTTCTTCCTGTAAGTGGAGAAAACCTTGGGAACCGCAGATTTGGCTTTCAG GTGGTTAATACATCTAGCATTGCGGTCATCACGGTAGATATTCGTTCAAACTTTATAATAAGCAGATCCTGGACTCCTGTTTCTTCAATTGCACCAGTTACCTTTCTTTATG ATTCTCAAAGGCCTGCTGTGAGACTAAGTACATTCTCTAACTCAAGGACAAAGGATGACAGCATCCCAGTATCAATAAAATTCATGAAGCCTGTATTTGGTTTCAACTCTTCTTTTCTATCAATCTCAGGAGGCCATTTGCAGAG CTTTCATGAAATAAGTAGGACCAAGTACGTTGCACAGATACAAGCCGATAATGATATTGTATCTGTCATTGTTCCTCAAAATGCAACTGCAGACGTCGCTGGAAACAAAAATCTGGCATCAAACGTTCTACAAGTGAGACACT CAAGCCTTCAGTCTGTTGGAGCATTTTCAAGTTCGTCTTCCCTGCTGGCATCTGATCCTACAAGGAATCTTTTT AGAATTGCATGCTACATTCAGGTTTTTGCACTTTCTAGATGGTTAGCAGTTACATTGCCAATTGAATATTATGAATTTGCAAGAGGTCTACAGTGGAGTATTCCCTACTTCAGTCTCCCATGGGAATCTGGGGGTATTCATCCAATCATGTGGGGCACAAATTCCTCTGCTGCTCAGCGTTCCTACATTTCTGATATTCATGATTCAGAAATTTCGCAGAGTGTGCAACTGGACGCAGAAAATGTGAATATTGCTGCCCCAGTATATGGTTTGCCACTCACTCCAATGGAGTACAGATCATTTTTTGAG AGCCAGGATATTAATCCAGAAGCAGAATACATTTTTGATCCACAGTATTCAAATGG GTGGAGAATTTTTTATAGAAGTATGTTCTGGTTAGCTGTAGTTGGTGGCAGTTTGATACTGCTACATGCTCTGctcttttttattctaaaattcaGGAAGAAAAACTATGAAAAGCATAGGGGTTATGGAGCGTTAACATTCCCAAGATTTGAGATATTTCTCATGATTCTTGCATTGCCTTGTATCTGTGAGGCCTCTGCTTCTATTATTAGAG GAGGAACAGCATCAGGGCGGATTGTTGGTGTTCTGCTGTTGGGTGTTGTGGGTTTTTCAGTTTTGTGCTTGTTCTTGTTCCTCTCTATCGGAATTACTCTTGGAAAGCTACTACAGTACAAGGAAGTCCATCAAGAAGGCCAAAATTTTCACTGGTATCAAGAAATCATCCGAGTATCTTTAGGTCCTGGTAAAAGAGGGCAATGGACCTGGAAAAACCAAACTAACTCTGTTTATCTAATAAAGTTTGGTGCTTTATTTGAGGATCTAAGAGGGCCCCCTAAATACATGCTGTCACAGATTTCAATGGGTAATTCCAGCAAGCAAAGGGATCAAATCATTGCATCTGATGATGAAACAGAAGATGCAGAAGCTCCTTTTATTCAGAAACTGTTTGGAGTGCTTAGAATATATTACACACTGCTAGAGACGGTCAAGCGAGTTTCTTTGGGAATTTCGGTTGGTGCCTACTTAGACAACTGGTCCTCTAAAACTCCAGCAGTTATCCTATTGTGCATCACTTCCTTTCAGCTCTTTTTCCTTGTCCTGAAGAAGCCTTTTATTAAGAAAAAGGTCCAATTGGTTGAGATCATCAGTGTTTCCTGTCAAGTGGTTCTATTCGCTACATGTTTCGCACTTTTGGAGAAGGACTTAACAGACAGGGATGAAACTAAAGTTGGAATCTTCATGATTGTGGTCTTCTCAAAAGGATTCTTGGCACAAATAATAAATGAATGGTATGCATTGTACATACAGACAAAGCAACTGGACCCTGCTAAGAAGTCCTTTTCAATAGGTCTTAAAACTGCATCAATTGGATTTCTCTTGTTTTTCATCCCAGAGAAAATGAGTAGAAACCTGGAAAGCAGACTACCAGGGAATCCACAGGAAGCTGGAGAAACTGGAGGGGAGACAGGCTCATTTTCTGAGAGAATCAAAAGAGCAACAGATAAAACATGGCCAAAACAGCTAAGAGACCTGGCAAGGGCTAGCTTTACTGCTGAAAGAAGTGGAACTCCAAAGGACCCTTCAACCAGCCATACTAAATGGAGTGGGTTTTGGACAAACAAAAGCAGTGGTGGCTCATCCAGTAACTCACCTGCAGATTTCAAGTTAAAACCAAATCGGTTATACAAAGATTTAGAAGCCATTTTTGCATCAAAATGA
- the LOC110617477 gene encoding uncharacterized protein LOC110617477 isoform X5, whose amino-acid sequence MDKNFCTDNAGNTFTRVANSSFSVHFDRRSVFVDLRIHVPEKRLQLGHQTRTVLATNDYDKLKVYLYFSEPVRNSSTEILGSLNVSEGSLLPVSGENLGNRRFGFQVVNTSSIAVITVDIRSNFIISRSWTPVSSIAPVTFLYDSQRPAVRLSTFSNSRTKDDSIPVSIKFMKPVFGFNSSFLSISGGHLQSFHEISRTKYVAQIQADNDIVSVIVPQNATADVAGNKNLASNVLQVRHYCIPTISSVISAFATAIFLATSSAAGLLTVSTASLQSVGAFSSSSSLLASDPTRNLFRIACYIQVFALSRWLAVTLPIEYYEFARGLQWSIPYFSLPWESGGIHPIMWGTNSSAAQRSYISDIHDSEISQSVQLDAENVNIAAPVYGLPLTPMEYRSFFESQDINPEAEYIFDPQYSNGWRIFYRSMFWLAVVGGSLILLHALLFFILKFRKKNYEKHRGYGALTFPRFEIFLMILALPCICEASASIIRGGTASGRIVGVLLLGVVGFSVLCLFLFLSIGITLGKLLQYKEVHQEGQNFHWYQEIIRVSLGPGKRGQWTWKNQTNSVYLIKFGALFEDLRGPPKYMLSQISMGNSSKQRDQIIASDDETEDAEAPFIQKLFGVLRIYYTLLETVKRVSLGISVGAYLDNWSSKTPAVILLCITSFQLFFLVLKKPFIKKKVQLVEIISVSCQVVLFATCFALLEKDLTDRDETKVGIFMIVVFSKGFLAQIINEWYALYIQTKQLDPAKKSFSIGLKTASIGFLLFFIPEKMSRNLESRLPGNPQEAGETGGETGSFSERIKRATDKTWPKQLRDLARASFTAERSGTPKDPSTSHTKWSGFWTNKSSGGSSSNSPADFKLKPNRLYKDLEAIFASK is encoded by the exons ATGGATAAGAATTTTTGTACAGATAACGCGGGAAACACATTTACAAGGGTAGCAAATTCTAGTTTCTCTGTTCATTTTG ATAGAAGAAGTGTCTTTGTTGACCTGAGAATTCATGTTCCTGAAAAGCGACTTCAGCTTGGCCATCAAACTAGAACAGTGCTGGCAACAAATGATTATGACAAGTTGAAGGTATATTTGTATTTTTCTGAACCTGTTCGCAATTCATCTACTGAAATTCTAGGTTCTCTGAACGTGAGTGAGGGTTCACTTCTTCCTGTAAGTGGAGAAAACCTTGGGAACCGCAGATTTGGCTTTCAG GTGGTTAATACATCTAGCATTGCGGTCATCACGGTAGATATTCGTTCAAACTTTATAATAAGCAGATCCTGGACTCCTGTTTCTTCAATTGCACCAGTTACCTTTCTTTATG ATTCTCAAAGGCCTGCTGTGAGACTAAGTACATTCTCTAACTCAAGGACAAAGGATGACAGCATCCCAGTATCAATAAAATTCATGAAGCCTGTATTTGGTTTCAACTCTTCTTTTCTATCAATCTCAGGAGGCCATTTGCAGAG CTTTCATGAAATAAGTAGGACCAAGTACGTTGCACAGATACAAGCCGATAATGATATTGTATCTGTCATTGTTCCTCAAAATGCAACTGCAGACGTCGCTGGAAACAAAAATCTGGCATCAAACGTTCTACAAGTGAGACACT ATTGTATACCGACTATATCTTCTGTAATCTCTGCTTTTGCAACTGCTATTTTCCTGGCAACATCTTCTGCTGCTGGACTGCTCACTGTGTCGACAGCAAGCCTTCAGTCTGTTGGAGCATTTTCAAGTTCGTCTTCCCTGCTGGCATCTGATCCTACAAGGAATCTTTTT AGAATTGCATGCTACATTCAGGTTTTTGCACTTTCTAGATGGTTAGCAGTTACATTGCCAATTGAATATTATGAATTTGCAAGAGGTCTACAGTGGAGTATTCCCTACTTCAGTCTCCCATGGGAATCTGGGGGTATTCATCCAATCATGTGGGGCACAAATTCCTCTGCTGCTCAGCGTTCCTACATTTCTGATATTCATGATTCAGAAATTTCGCAGAGTGTGCAACTGGACGCAGAAAATGTGAATATTGCTGCCCCAGTATATGGTTTGCCACTCACTCCAATGGAGTACAGATCATTTTTTGAG AGCCAGGATATTAATCCAGAAGCAGAATACATTTTTGATCCACAGTATTCAAATGG GTGGAGAATTTTTTATAGAAGTATGTTCTGGTTAGCTGTAGTTGGTGGCAGTTTGATACTGCTACATGCTCTGctcttttttattctaaaattcaGGAAGAAAAACTATGAAAAGCATAGGGGTTATGGAGCGTTAACATTCCCAAGATTTGAGATATTTCTCATGATTCTTGCATTGCCTTGTATCTGTGAGGCCTCTGCTTCTATTATTAGAG GAGGAACAGCATCAGGGCGGATTGTTGGTGTTCTGCTGTTGGGTGTTGTGGGTTTTTCAGTTTTGTGCTTGTTCTTGTTCCTCTCTATCGGAATTACTCTTGGAAAGCTACTACAGTACAAGGAAGTCCATCAAGAAGGCCAAAATTTTCACTGGTATCAAGAAATCATCCGAGTATCTTTAGGTCCTGGTAAAAGAGGGCAATGGACCTGGAAAAACCAAACTAACTCTGTTTATCTAATAAAGTTTGGTGCTTTATTTGAGGATCTAAGAGGGCCCCCTAAATACATGCTGTCACAGATTTCAATGGGTAATTCCAGCAAGCAAAGGGATCAAATCATTGCATCTGATGATGAAACAGAAGATGCAGAAGCTCCTTTTATTCAGAAACTGTTTGGAGTGCTTAGAATATATTACACACTGCTAGAGACGGTCAAGCGAGTTTCTTTGGGAATTTCGGTTGGTGCCTACTTAGACAACTGGTCCTCTAAAACTCCAGCAGTTATCCTATTGTGCATCACTTCCTTTCAGCTCTTTTTCCTTGTCCTGAAGAAGCCTTTTATTAAGAAAAAGGTCCAATTGGTTGAGATCATCAGTGTTTCCTGTCAAGTGGTTCTATTCGCTACATGTTTCGCACTTTTGGAGAAGGACTTAACAGACAGGGATGAAACTAAAGTTGGAATCTTCATGATTGTGGTCTTCTCAAAAGGATTCTTGGCACAAATAATAAATGAATGGTATGCATTGTACATACAGACAAAGCAACTGGACCCTGCTAAGAAGTCCTTTTCAATAGGTCTTAAAACTGCATCAATTGGATTTCTCTTGTTTTTCATCCCAGAGAAAATGAGTAGAAACCTGGAAAGCAGACTACCAGGGAATCCACAGGAAGCTGGAGAAACTGGAGGGGAGACAGGCTCATTTTCTGAGAGAATCAAAAGAGCAACAGATAAAACATGGCCAAAACAGCTAAGAGACCTGGCAAGGGCTAGCTTTACTGCTGAAAGAAGTGGAACTCCAAAGGACCCTTCAACCAGCCATACTAAATGGAGTGGGTTTTGGACAAACAAAAGCAGTGGTGGCTCATCCAGTAACTCACCTGCAGATTTCAAGTTAAAACCAAATCGGTTATACAAAGATTTAGAAGCCATTTTTGCATCAAAATGA